In Lycium ferocissimum isolate CSIRO_LF1 chromosome 3, AGI_CSIRO_Lferr_CH_V1, whole genome shotgun sequence, the genomic window CTTTTCCTTTTGGTTGTGTCATTCTCGGTACATCTTTATTGGCTGATATTGTTCATTCTTAATTGGTTGCAAAATtattcccaacttcattatttggAATTCTGATAATCTTGCTGTTCATGTAGATGGCTGCATACCAAACTGCTCTTAATTCTCAGGCTGACTGCATTGAAGTTGATGTTTCTCGTTCTTCAGATGGCGTGTTGTTTGCCCTCCATGACCGGTATGTGGGTTTAAAACTCAGGGATACAAGTTAGCGACACGCCTACACCTAAAGGTTTAGAATTTGTGACAATACTTAGTCCATGTATGCATTGTGGCGGTAAATGTGGTGCCAAAAAGCTTTTAGAAGGTTGACCGACCAAATGTTTCTCCGAAATAAGTATTGCTACTATAAATATTTACTTTGTGCTGGGAGAAAGGTAACTTGATGAAAACAAAAGATGTACCTTATTCAATTTCCAAGAATTCCCATGAGAAACAAAGTTTGAAGTGAATGTCTGTGAATATGAAGTAGAGTCGGACAAATACATGCTGGGCAATGGTTTACCTAGCATGTTTGGAGGCCCATTAAGTTGATATTTTTTACAACATATTAAAATCAAACTTCATTGCATAAATTGTTCTCTACTCggaatacttttttttttctggatttTCCTTACATATTTTGGGTAATTTGGTTCCACACTTCGTAGTTTAGAGCCATTTCCCGCAAGAAGACAGATGGGACATATTTTATGACATTCATTTGGAATTTTATGATAAACAATTGTTTCTCGCTGTTTTAGTCGTCTGGAGCATTGATTTTCACATGTCGCAGGCAGGGATTTGCAACGGATAACTGGGACCAACAATTCTAAAGTTTCATACCTTAGCTCAAAGGAGGTGGGAACTCAtagttgttaaatatttgattggCCGAAGCAAATAGTAGATCCTCATTTTTCCATGCATTTACAAAATTTGATTTACTAATACCTCGTACTTTAATTGCTCCattgcattttttatttttcttccgTCCAACAAGCTGGCATACATCACAGCACATATTAGAGTAGAAGTTGAATGAGATCGTCTTTTTCTGAATTTGTAGATTAAAGAGCTAGATGCAGTTCATCAGCTTAAGTTGGAGCATCATGATCTAACTGTTCCAACACTTGAAGATGCATTAAAGGTACTTGTGAGATCCAAGAGTGTCCTCTCGCTTTATGCCCCCTCTTTCATCTActctttcaagaaaataaaagtaacTATTTTATCTCCCACTAGTGTGTAATATTTGTGGCAGCTATTAGAGATGTTCATCTTGTCCATTGAATTCATTGTTATAACTATGTAATACCTGCATGAAATTCCTTTTATGGTTTCCAGAAAAAATGCTTTTTCACTATTTATTTAATAACTTGGCTTGTCATTTCCTGTAGTTGATAGCAGGTTCCGTCCGCCAAGTAATTCTTGATATAAAAGTTGGTCCCCCGTCGTATGAGAAAGAATTTGCAAAGGATCTTCTTTCTGTTGTAAGTCTATTAGTCTCATTCTTCCAAATAGTTACCATACTGGCcacaaaattttcttgaacatgTATGATATGGTTTCTCTTGTTGGTGAAAACATTAGCCTAGTTGTGAATCTATAACGGATACTTGCAACCCAGCTGTAACCCCAAGAAGCTCATTTTTACTtcacttctttcttcttctgtttttttctcctttcttttgagCGGGAAAAGAAGTCGAAGAAGTTCATTTCTACTTCTTCTGTAGGAGCAGCTGATTGAGACATATACTGTGGTCTGTATTATTACCTTTTACTTGGGAGTAGGAGAAATTTCATGCTTTCGTATGGATTTCATCCCACTAGAACGTCAAGAGTTTTGGTAGTCACCATGCATGATCAGCTTACCTGTAACTGGGAGTTAATTAACAATCTGGCTAGAGAGAACACACGCAAGCTGAAGTTCAATGTCTAATCTCTCTTAGCCTTTTGGTGCAACATGTAGAATGTATATATGATGTAGATAGCTTTTTAGTGTTTCTCAGAGTATGGTAGGTAAGAACTGAGTTTCTGGAAGGTTCCTGCAATATGGAAATTGAAAGACTTGTAAGGATCCTGGTTTAACCATCGCACAATCTTTGTCCTTCTTTTGTTTATATAAAATGCTCACTTATGAATACAAGTTAATTAACATTCTAGCTTCTGAAGACAGCTAATTAGTTACTTGtttttctaaaagaaaagaCAGCTAGTCCATGCTTAAGTGCTGTTATTGGTAATGGATTAATGGATGGTGTATGACACTGGCTGTGTTGTCTAGAATTGCAACTTAAATGTATGTTATCTGACGTGGCTGAGGTTTGTGCCAGTGCTCTCACTCTCTTATTAAACTTTTACAGGTTGACAATACAGGCTGTAAGAATTGCCTTGTATGGGCTAAAAGTGACAGTTTTTCAAGAGACGTGATGAAACTGTCATCAGATGTTATGGTAATAGCCAGTTTTCTTCTTCTGTCTTGAATTACACAACTTCTCATTTCCTTGCATGTCAACCATTTTAAAAGTGACTTAGGAGACTGATCCGTGCTGATGCTTTTGCTTGGTCCTGCAAATAGAGGAAACTGTATCTAAAATTTCATGTTCTTGACATTATTTTGCTAAATTTCTCTTTAACCTTGAAACAATGCTGGGTCAGCTCAATTCAGCCGTACTTGTACCCTGAGTGAGGCAAGATAGGCGGCAATCCGAGGAACAAATTTAATGAGTTTCTAAGCTTCTTTTGAGTGTTTGCTGTGGTTGCTTTCTGTATAGCTTATACTAAATCAGACACTTTTTGCATGGTGTCTATTGGTTTTCCTTAAAATTGTACTCTCTCCGTTCCAAATTAGGTGTCTCAGTTGGTTTAGACACAActattaagggcaaaattggattCTATCTTAGCTGTATGAAgacccccgggggggggggggtgtttcCAAAAGTGAGTTAaagttgatttcttgaaaaaattgaGTATCTTTAGAACGGAAGTGGGTCCAATAGTGTCTGTTTGATAATAGCATGACACAAAAGTATTGACAATGAGAGAAAAAGCCTCCATGAAAGTGGAGTTGATTTTGGGACAACTGAAAGTAGATATTAACACATTTGCTGGCCTAATGCTTAAAACTAAAACAGTAGCTTCACTAGCGTACACTAAATTTGCTGTTGGTTTACCAACTCATGTTACATCATAAAACTTGCTGGCTCAAGTGTTATTCCTATATATTCCGTTCTAGATAAGTTGAACTGATCGTAGCTTGTTTTATGTGAGGGTGATGTTTGGTGGTCTGCAGGTAGGTTACATTGTCATGATAGACCTTTCAACAGGAACTAGAATGAAGTTATTAAGAATGAGAGGTGCTGCGGTTGTTGGTGTTTACCATCCTTTAATTGATGAGAATCTCATGAAAATCCTCCACGGGTATGAAGTTAATCCGTTTTGTGGTCCATACATGCATCATAACAGCACTTGTTTTTGGTGCACAAATGCAGTTATCTTCTTGTGATTTATCCTTTTCTTAATTGCAACAGGAGGAATAAAAAGGTTTATGCATGGACTGTTGATGATGAGGACGCAATGAAGAAAATGTTGTTTGAGCGGGTGGATGCTATTGTTACAAGCAATCCATCTTTACTTCAACGCCTTATGCAAGACGTGAGGACACAATGCCTCGAGGAAGGTTTTTCTTTGTCCCCTTGAGGACAAGCTATATTTTTTGAAGAGATAgataaacccaaaaaaattggCTCTGCAAGTGAAATGAGAAAAGTAAACCAAGGCATGCAACCGGGAAATCAGTCTCGGTttcataaatgcaagaaattaTTTGTTTAAATAGTTGGTTTTAGAAGACAAAAAAGAAGGATGAACACAGGATAACAACACCAATCAGCTAACAGATACATAAGTGTTCTTTTCTCGCTTTATCAGCTTTACATGCTGGAATAGCGCCATATTTGCCAGCTACAAGTGGATAGATGAAATATATCACAAAATTGAAGCTTAGGAGCGATTGTCGATAGCTATGGTTAAAAGGGCTTCGTGAAATGTTACTGTTAGATTATTCGCAGTCTAGCAATTTGGAGTTCACAAATGAAGAAGGGTGACAATATTATTAGTCCCTGACAGACTGGGCCTTAGATCAGCCAGTTTTATCTTCTGTAGAGGAGATGATTGTTGTTGTACTACTATGGTGTTTATGCAAATTATGCTACTTCTTGGCAAGATATGCCCTTGTTTTCTAGTTCGTCGTTTTATCAGCTTGATTGTTGGGAAGGCTATTTTTTATCTATCGGTTCCTCTTTTATTCCCAAGTAGCGGCTGAACAACTTTTGTGGACAGGATTTAACTTTTATGCTTGACAATACTATCAATATATTTTAACATACGTAGCAGGTTACTTGTTTTATCTTTCAGGTTACTAATCCCACTTGTTATGGATAGTTTACTTGTTATTTTTTGGTGATTTGATACTATAAACATAAAAGGATGCCCCTCTTCCCCTTCCCCTCTGCCGCCGCCGCCTCCAAACAACTCATAGATGTTTAAACattttttggttgttttaactaaacaaATTAGACTGTTTGAAAAAATTCCCAGAATATCCAAATAACTTTCTGGTTGTTTCcgctaaacaaattgaaattgttTAAAGTTAATCTCAAGTTGTTAAAACAATGTttaggaaatatttttcacaaattctctccacaaatacaaaaacaagaagaaatatGAAAGACGGGGACGAAAAGAAGGAAGGAGAAGATAAGAAAGGAtgaagggtgtgttcggtatggaggaaaaattttccggaaaatgtttttcaattttttcatgtaCGTTTGGTCAAAAagattggaaaatattttgtttaggaaaacaagttccttaaaaatgactTCTCTGCtgaaagtagggaaaacaagccCCACAAGTGACATTCCACCAATCaccccaccaccacccaaccacaccacccccaccaccccagCCCTCCccgccaccaccaccacccaacTCAACccccttcaattttttttttttggtgtgctACACCAACCCCTtctccctccccccccctccccaccgAACCCATAACCAACCCACCccccaataaaaaaatattttaaaaaagtttttgaaaagtttttttggttttctataCCACCCACCCACCTCCCCCTCCCGAATTTTcgatttcatatattttattttacttttacaaaaaattcctaaaaaatggaaagtttgggtggttaaatttggtgtgaggtgggtgggtggtggtgagggggtAGTGGGTGGAGCGGTTGTGTGGTGTGGGGTTGGCTTGGGTGGTGGTGGAGGTAGGGTGGGTGAAGATGAAAGGCGTTCGAGGGTGGTAGCCGGTGGGAGCGGGAGTGGGAGTGGGATTTGGATTAGCGGTGGGCGGGGTGGGTGGTGAGGGTGGGTGATTGGGTGGGGTCTTGGGTGTGGGGTGTGGTGTAGGGTGGTAGGGTTGGTAGGGCTTGGGTGGGTATTTTCCGAAGAATGTGTTCTACTAACCAACCGAGCATgataaaataagtaagaaactcacttatttttcactacccaaccgaacatgagaaaacaagtgaaaattcacttattttccaaaaacacATTTTCCAGGTAAACATTttttgtggaaaatattttcctccataccgaacacacccgaAGACgaaaacacataaaagagaaggAAGAAGATAAAGGAGGAAGATAGGgaaccaaaaaattaaaatttgaatatatgGAAGTAGGTTATATGAAATTTTCAGATGTTTTACTACTTATCCccaatattttttagaaatataATCAAATGCTCAACTCACTTAATTACCTTTTATTTAGGGGGGAAAGGCATAAGtaccccctgaactatacccgcaGTCACAGGGACACACTTTACATTTACgagggtcctattacccctctaaactttttttttctgtatttttttaCACCTTATGTGTTGACATGGACCTAAACTCCAATTACATCAAAAGCGCTGTGTACACGTGTTTTTTCATGAGCAGTGGGCCTTATCCCATTccattttccctttaatttcTTTACCTGATCATAATTAACCAGTcaaaaaatttcttcaatttttttgaccTTTTGGATCATTTAAGAATATCACCCCTAAACCTAAATTTCTTCTTTAAATCTGGCCCGAAATATGATGAAATCAAAATTATTGGATACTGATTGTTTGAAAGCTAAACTTGCGTTATAACatggctcaaaaaaaaaatggaagccATTGTTAGGGTTTGAAGAGGAAACTTGAAAATTGATTTTGTTGATTCAGTATTTGTTTGAAGAAATTGGTGGCTGGGATTTGTTCACGGAGTTGGAGGGAAGTTGTGTCTCAAAATTAAGCTAATCTGATTGAGTATTGGAagagattgaaaaaaaaaatattgagcTTCTTCTTTGGAGAAGATGATGAAGCAGAAATTGTAGATTTACACAAATTGCCACATTTTAGAAATGACCAAAATCTGCCACCATTTTGCATTTAACAATTTTTATGCCAATAACCAATTTCAATCTTCGAACCATGTAGAAATCAGACACCAAAATTCGATTTGAAGATTGAGTTCGAACTATTTGGCTCCTCCCCCGaaaattaattctatttctaagaattaaaaaataataaaatttgatTCTATttcacaaagaaagaaaggaaattaattaaaaaaataccaaCTTAAATTTTAATGTTAACTAATTATgtgtattaattatttataaagcGTCTAGTTAAAAAAGGACATGTGTCCATATTAATAAGAAATTTAACCTATTTTTCGCCTCTCACATGCCTTCAAGAGAGTGAGCACTCTCTGTGCCACCTCAGCACATACGGATGTATTTATTacactttaaaaaaattggggggggggggggagagggggaggggtgggggagggggaaGGTCAATAGGACCCTATAAAGCTAAAATGTGTCCTTAAaacttcgggtatagttcaAGGGGGGCACTTAtgccttttccctttatttagTCAAAATCTCTGATCCTTTTTTTAAGACTCAAGAGGTTTTTTGCCCTATTCACCCTATCTTAGCGTGTAACATTAAATCTTCTAAAAAATGGGTCTACATTGTGAAAGATTTTTTACTCAATAAAATTACaatcaaattaaaaagtaaacgCAAAAAATTGAATTAGGCACCTGCcttattgtaacgacccgttaggtGCTTTCGTGTTTATGCCTATTTTGCCCTTATGAAACTGCCCTTTTGCTTGTTTTGGGAATTTGCTAAGTTAAGTAACCTTTAAGTGTTAGGTTGACCTTAGGCATCTTCGGGAGAAATTGCGTCTTTTGGGATTTTCGTTCGTTCCATTAGCTTCGGGACGTCGAATATAGGGtatttgagtgtttggttcagttcccgagGGTCTTGGGGGCGTTTTTGGTCATTtagttggaaagttggtttttgcccgttcggggttgacttggtcagcgagacctcttttggaaattcCGAGTAcgcgagtgagttcgtagcgtgtttttagatgtgtctgcatatttggtttgtatcggGGAGGTTCTGGGAGAGTCTCGGGATTTCGGGTGTTGAGAGTCAAAAAGCagatttttttggtttctgATGTTCGCGCGAACGGGGTACCGCCCCTGCAGATGCTCTCCGGCGAGAGGAGGCCCATAGGAGCGAAGGACTGCAGGATTAGTCTTGGTCTGCCCCTGCTAAGGATTCCCGCAGGTGCGTGTGCGCAGCATCGGGCTGAGATCCGCCGCTGCGAGCTTTGATTACTTTGGGGAAACGTGCAGTGACGAGGTCTCTTCCGCCGGTGTGTGTTCGCCGATGCGAGCTTAGGTGCACAAATCGCTGAACAGATTGTGATTTTTAGTATCTTCTTCCTTTAGACTTCCATTCGAAAAACCCTAAGTTTGAGAGCATTTTTGGAGGAGAATTGAAGGCAATTCAAGGAAGAATCATTGGGTAAGTCTCCTAACTTGGTTTTATgactattttcatgatttcgACCCATAACCCATGCTTAGAATGTTGATTTTAAGAGGTTAATTTGAAGGGTTTTGAAACCCAACTTGAGAATTGGGGGTTTTAGAAATTGAGCAGGACTTAGGGATTGTTATTGGATGATTTTCAGTTTATGGGTTATATTGAGTATGAggatcatgattctaggttcaattcttgttttgcccttttgggttcGGAATCCTAATTTTAGGGCTAAAGTTGGGGTTTTGGATTATGTAGCAATATGAGTATTGATAGACTCATATTCTAACGAATAACCCTTATTTGAATAGACTTTGTTCATTTGGAGACTATCCGGAGTGGCAAGAGGGCGTCGTGACTCGAGATTCGGCATTCCAGGCATGTTGAGACCTTGAACTCTttcttgaatgtgtgtgttggctAAAATGAACCTAATAAAAGGGATTTGGGGCGAATTAAGGGGGTTCcaatacttgtgaggtgacgagcactagTATCGGATACCGGTCATCATGTTATAGGTATTTGTACAATTTCAATTATATagttggtctgaatgccatgctttgggcactAGCTGATAGAATAGTACGATCTATTGGGATCCGTGATTGGGGTTCGATGCCCGTACTTTATGTCTCTGATTATTATTGCTTGTCCTGTCTGTTGTGCGTGCATATCACTCGTATATCCTCGTTGAATTGAAAGTAAAAAGGTGAAGCCtttatgatattgagaacataaGAATAGATTTCATGCTTTTGTACTTGTTCTTGACTTGATGCATGCcatattcatgcttttcatgtatccatgcatACGATTTAAGGATATGATTGTGAGTCCGATGGGATCTTGTTCCGGACGAGTGATGCGGTTTTGGCACGTTCTCTTGGTACTTGATCCTAGTTGGCTATGAGACAAGTCATTGAGATATGATGTGATTGAGGCCGTGATCCGAGGAAATTACCGAAGCAGCGATATATGGGCCTCATGagccccccatgggtcacgattcattaatatttgaaagtttgtgtatcgggaagtggaaacaaaggtcttgcattgcatttgcatgtCATTCATCCATTTTCTCTATATGGTTGTGGTGATTATTGGTACTGTTTTGCCTTGTCTTGAAAATTTATCTGTTATGTGGGTTTAGCTGTTATTATGACTATCTTGTATTTAGACTAATCGCGGACAAGTGTGGCTGTGATGTCGAAGACCAACCCTCGTCTCCTTTCCGAAAAGGGTCGGTCAACGATGCATGTTGAGTACCCGTTGTTTattgtactcacgctacacttgctgcacctttttttGTGTGCCGACTTGATC contains:
- the LOC132050228 gene encoding glycerophosphodiester phosphodiesterase GDPD4, yielding MERQQQRRLRLERHGLRPKLRVVFNSRKVFRSLLIGLALIAILPPIYFHFRLRTFHQMQSQKCSWLRSIPLVCAHGGDSSKAFPNTMAAYQTALNSQADCIEVDVSRSSDGVLFALHDRDLQRITGTNNSKVSYLSSKEIKELDAVHQLKLEHHDLTVPTLEDALKLIAGSVRQVILDIKVGPPSYEKEFAKDLLSVVDNTGCKNCLVWAKSDSFSRDVMKLSSDVMVGYIVMIDLSTGTRMKLLRMRGAAVVGVYHPLIDENLMKILHGRNKKVYAWTVDDEDAMKKMLFERVDAIVTSNPSLLQRLMQDVRTQCLEEGFSLSP